Proteins encoded by one window of Halosolutus amylolyticus:
- a CDS encoding HalOD1 output domain-containing protein has translation MDRGQPLSLTVVERIAEHEGVSPEDLQPPLHYAVDTEALDALFRSSTAEEVSPTVEFPYQGYTVRVEGDGDVSILEPEPATRSEKEAA, from the coding sequence ATGGATCGGGGGCAACCACTCAGTCTGACAGTCGTCGAACGGATCGCCGAACACGAGGGCGTCTCGCCCGAGGACCTCCAGCCGCCACTGCACTACGCCGTCGATACGGAGGCGCTCGACGCGCTCTTTCGATCGTCCACGGCCGAGGAGGTATCACCCACGGTCGAGTTCCCGTACCAGGGGTACACGGTCCGCGTCGAGGGCGACGGCGACGTCTCGATTCTCGAACCCGAACCCGCTACCCGCTCGGAGAAAGAAGCGGCGTGA
- a CDS encoding type IV pilin N-terminal domain-containing protein produces MGDEDERAVSPVIGVILMVAITVILAAVIAAFVLDLGDSVDQEAQSGASMTWDNSSQEMSIELTSEGNANEWQIRGDYYVGDDGSGTTDEVSEGNYATLDQAGDTFSLECVDTTAGSFDSTDDYGVEQTDETGTITVVASMSEDDSWTTVASEDWDCR; encoded by the coding sequence GTGGGTGATGAGGACGAGCGAGCGGTTTCACCAGTTATCGGCGTTATACTGATGGTTGCTATAACTGTGATTCTGGCAGCCGTGATCGCCGCATTCGTGCTCGATCTCGGTGACAGTGTCGATCAGGAAGCCCAATCCGGTGCGTCAATGACGTGGGATAATAGCTCACAAGAAATGAGTATCGAGCTGACGTCCGAAGGTAATGCCAATGAATGGCAAATTCGTGGCGATTACTACGTGGGTGATGACGGCAGTGGCACCACTGACGAAGTGTCGGAAGGGAACTATGCGACCTTAGACCAGGCTGGAGATACCTTCTCTCTGGAATGTGTAGACACTACTGCTGGTAGCTTTGACAGCACGGACGATTACGGAGTCGAACAGACCGACGAAACGGGCACGATAACCGTTGTTGCTTCGATGTCCGAAGACGATTCGTGGACCACTGTTGCTAGCGAAGACTGGGACTGTCGATAA
- a CDS encoding AAA family ATPase, with protein MDIDEAAEACAGVVDAIAETVVSDREFLETTLLGLLARGHVLLEDVPGTGKTLTARSVATALGLSFSRIQFTPDLLPADVTGSHVFNEQRREFEFREGPIFSNVVLADEINRAPPKTQSALLEAMEERQVTVGGETRSLPDPFFVIATQNPIEHEGTFPLPEAQVDRFVAKTSIGYPSFEGEASLLRRRANREQRSPSVERVLTPDRVETLQRVPETVRVHDDLIDYMLELTRGTRSDHRVAVGVSPRGSQRLFEATRARAVVEGREYATPDTVKAVARPVLAHRLVLTADARVDDVEKETVVEDVLSKTPVPTVD; from the coding sequence ATGGACATCGACGAGGCCGCCGAGGCGTGCGCGGGGGTCGTCGACGCGATCGCGGAAACCGTCGTCAGCGATCGCGAGTTCCTCGAAACCACGCTACTGGGACTGCTCGCACGCGGCCACGTCTTGCTCGAGGACGTGCCGGGGACGGGGAAGACCCTCACCGCCCGCAGCGTGGCGACGGCCCTGGGGCTCTCGTTCTCGCGGATCCAGTTCACGCCGGACCTGCTCCCCGCGGACGTGACCGGGTCGCACGTCTTCAACGAGCAGCGCCGGGAGTTCGAGTTCCGGGAGGGGCCGATCTTCAGCAACGTCGTCCTCGCCGACGAGATCAACCGCGCGCCGCCGAAGACCCAGAGCGCACTGCTGGAGGCGATGGAGGAACGACAGGTGACCGTCGGCGGCGAGACCCGATCGCTGCCCGATCCCTTCTTCGTCATCGCGACGCAGAACCCGATCGAACACGAGGGGACGTTCCCGCTCCCGGAGGCGCAGGTCGATCGATTCGTGGCGAAGACCAGCATCGGCTACCCGAGTTTCGAGGGCGAAGCGTCGCTGCTGAGACGTCGCGCGAACCGCGAGCAACGGAGCCCGTCCGTCGAGCGGGTGCTCACGCCCGATCGGGTCGAGACGCTCCAGCGGGTCCCGGAGACGGTGCGGGTCCACGACGACCTGATCGACTACATGCTCGAACTCACGCGCGGGACGCGATCGGACCACCGCGTCGCGGTCGGCGTCTCGCCCCGTGGCTCCCAGCGGCTGTTCGAGGCGACGCGCGCTCGGGCGGTCGTCGAGGGCCGCGAGTACGCGACGCCCGATACGGTGAAAGCCGTCGCCCGCCCCGTGCTCGCCCACCGCCTCGTCCTGACGGCGGACGCCAGGGTCGACGACGTCGAGAAGGAGACCGTCGTCGAGGACGTCCTGTCGAAGACGCCGGTACCGACCGTCGACTGA
- a CDS encoding site-specific integrase, with protein MTPRDAWHRYLDGRRTEITEETASTYHYRLKLFVEWCEENEIETVSELTGWALNQYESARSGDGVAATTLHNEMETLESFVEYLERIEAVDDGLADRVNIPDGPADEKSRETKLETDRALSLPGDPILLPRANSRAAAIGRARIRSRPVFCAKRRFSGVVQIRATPFRAIGFECVADRLRIHQLKRDSWSRPRQ; from the coding sequence ATGACGCCACGCGACGCGTGGCACCGGTATCTCGATGGGCGGCGCACGGAGATCACCGAAGAAACAGCGTCGACCTACCACTACCGGCTGAAGCTGTTCGTCGAGTGGTGCGAGGAAAACGAGATCGAGACGGTTTCGGAACTCACCGGCTGGGCGCTCAACCAGTACGAGAGTGCTCGCTCCGGCGACGGCGTTGCGGCGACGACGCTCCACAACGAAATGGAGACCCTGGAGTCGTTCGTCGAGTACCTCGAGCGGATCGAGGCCGTCGACGACGGGCTCGCCGACCGGGTGAACATCCCCGACGGCCCTGCCGACGAGAAATCCCGCGAAACCAAACTCGAGACCGACCGCGCGCTTTCGCTCCCGGGCGATCCCATACTACTGCCGCGAGCAAATTCGCGAGCGGCAGCAATCGGACGAGCGCGGATTCGAAGTCGACCGGTGTTCTGCGCGAAGCGCAGGTTCTCGGGCGTGGTTCAAATCCGGGCGACCCCTTTCCGCGCGATCGGGTTCGAGTGCGTCGCCGATCGGTTACGAATCCACCAGCTGAAACGGGACTCGTGGTCACGTCCTCGTCAGTGA